The following proteins are encoded in a genomic region of Acipenser ruthenus chromosome 4, fAciRut3.2 maternal haplotype, whole genome shotgun sequence:
- the LOC117399690 gene encoding C-C chemokine receptor type 9-like, with translation MESMTFDSNAVTEDYDYSTGMDPDIDNTGFCDKTTVRTFRQYYVPVLYWVVCILGAFGNLLVVGIYSKFRNRLKTMTDVYLLNLAVADLLFLFTLPFWAVSASEGWVFGLTMCKLVTSIYKINFFSCMLLLTCISVDRYIAIVQATKAQKFKVKRLLYSKLICGCVWLLAVILSLPELIFADQKTVNKQDTCDMIYPNDASKTIKMFVSAIQVSVGFCLPLAVMLVCYSVIVKTLLQAKNSQKHKALKVIITVVAVFVLSELPYNGFLVVRTIDVANATITNCEVAVKIDIAAQVMQSLAYMHCCLNPFLYAFIGVRFRKDLIKIWRSLGFVNLKKVNKFQSGPSRSSAMSETEITGALSL, from the exons ATGGAAAGCATG ACATTTGACTCAAACGCTGTCACAGAGGATTATGATTATAGTACTGGTATGGATCCAGATATTGACAACACTGGATTTTGTGACAAGACGACCGTCAGAACATTCCGCCAGTACTATGTCCCAGTCTTGTACTGGGTTGTCTGTATTCTTGGGGCATTTGGGAACTTGTTGGTGGTGGGAATTTACTCCAAATTCAGGAACAGATTGAAGACTATGACAGATGTGTATCTTTTAAACCTGGCAGTTGCAGATCTGCTTTTCCTTTTCACTTTGCCTTTCTGGGCAGTCAGTGCATCCGAAGGTTGGGTTTTTGGGTTGACCATGTGCAAACTAGTAACTTCAATATACAAGATCAATTTCTTTAGCTGCATGCTGTTGCTCACTTGCATCAGTGTTGATAGATACATTGCCATTGTCCAAGCAACAAAGGCACAGAAGTTCAAAGTCAAACGACTTCTATACAGCAAGTTGATTTGTGGCTGTGTTTGGCTGCTTGCAGTAATTTTGTCTTTGCCTGAGCTGATTTTTGCTGATCaaaaaacagttaataaacaGGATACGTGTGATATGATCTATCCAAATGATGCAAGTAAAACcataaaaatgtttgtttctgCTATTCAAGTTAGTGTAGGTTTTTGCCTACCTTTAGCTGTAATGCTAGTCTGTTACTCAGTGATAGTCAAGACCCTGCTGCAAGCAAAGAATTCTCAAAAACACAAGGCACTGAAGGTTATAATTACAGTAGTAGCTGTTTTTGTCTTATCCGAACTGCCCTACAATGGCTTTTTAGTAGTAAGGACCATAGATGTAGCCAATGCTACCATTACTAACTGTGAAGTTGCTGTGAAGATAGACATTGCAGCCCAAGTAATGCAGAGTTTAGCCTACATGCACTGCTGCCTCAATCCATTCCTATATGCTTTTATTGGGGTGCGCTTCAGAAAAGATCTCATCAAAATTTGGAGGTCACTAGGCTTTGTTAATTTGAAAAAGGTAAACAAATTCCAATCTGGTCCTAGTAGGTCATCTGCAATGTCTGAAACCGAAATTACTGGGGCATTGTCATTGTAA